One window of the Trifolium pratense cultivar HEN17-A07 linkage group LG2, ARS_RC_1.1, whole genome shotgun sequence genome contains the following:
- the LOC123909436 gene encoding polygalacturonase-like codes for MLKNNSIPFLFLVITLFCCLNSSTAASSSTYNVIKFGAKPDGKTDSTKAFLNAWTKACSSPYPATIYVPQGKFLLGTATFSGKCTNKAISITIDGTLVASSDYRVFGKSGNWLTFQHVDGVSIRGGVLDGQGTALWDCKNSGKSNCPTGATTLEFSNSKNIMISGLTSMNSQMFHIAFNGCENVKTDGVKITAAGNSPNTDGIHVQKSSHVTIVNSKIRTGDDCISIGPGTSNLWIENIACGPGHGISIGSLGWELNEPGVQNVTVKTVTFTGTQNGVRIKSWGRPSNGFVRNIFFQDAIMVNVQNPIVIDQNYCPDNKGCPGQASGIKIRDVTYQNIHGTSATQVAVKFDCSSKYPCNGIKLKDVKLTYKNQVAVASCSHAGGAALGTVQPESCL; via the exons ATGTTGAAGAATAATTCTATTCCTTTTCTCTTCCTTGTCATCACATTATTTTGTTGCTTGAATTCCTCAACGGCGGCGTCATCATCAACATACAATGTAATCAAATTTGGAGCCAAACCGGACGGAAAAACTGATTCCACAAAGGCATTCCTCAATGCTTGGACTAAAGCATGTTCCTCCCCATATCCGGCAACAATTTACGTTCCACAAGGGAAATTTTTACTTGGGACAGCAACATTTAGTGGAAAATGTACCAACAAAGCTATTTCAATAACTATTGACGGTACTTTGGTGGCTTCATCTGATTACCGGGTTTTTGGAAAATCCGGTAATTGGTTGACGTTTCAGCACGTTGATGGGGTTTCAATCCGCGGTGGCGTGCTTGATGGCCAAGGGACTGCCTTGTGGGATTGCAAAAATTCAGGCAAAAGTAATTGTCCAACTGGTGCCACG ACACTGGAATTTAGCAACTCCAAAAATATTATGATTAGTGGTTTGACATCAATGAATAGTCAAATGTTCCACATAGCTTTCAATGGATGCGAAAACGTAAAAACCGATGGTGTAAAAATCACAGCGGCTGGAAACAGTCCTAACACCGATGGTATCCATGTCCAAAAGTCCTCCCATGTCACCATCGTCAACTCCAAAATTCGAACCGGTGATGATTGTATCTCCATTGGCCCTGGTACGAGTAATTTGTGGATTGAAAACATTGCATGTGGACCGGGACATGGAATAAG CATTGGAAGCTTAGGATGGGAATTAAACGAACCAGGTGTACAAAATGTGACAGTTAAAACGGTTACATTCACAGGGACTCAAAATGGTGTTAGAATAAAATCATGGGGTAGACCTAGCAATGGATTTGTTAGGAATATTTTTTTCCAAGATGCAATTATGGTTAATGTCCAAAACCCAATTGTGATTGACCAGAATTACTGCCCGGACAACAAGGGCTGCCCCGGTCAG GCATCTGGAATTAAAATCAGAGATGTAACATACCAAAACATTCATGGAACATCTGCAACTCAAGTAGCTGTGAAATTTGATTGTAGTTCAAAGTATCCATGCAATGGGATAAAGTTGAAGGATGTAAAGCTTACTTACAAAAATCAAGTAGCGGTAGCGTCGTGTAGCCATGCCGGTGGAGCTGCGTTGGGTACAGTTCAACCAGAGAGTTGCTTATAG